One genomic segment of Candidatus Cloacimonadota bacterium includes these proteins:
- a CDS encoding IS21 family transposase → MIGIEQYQKIQEYKELGLAQTKTAKALGLTYTSVSKYWNMSKEDYAREAEQEKHHMDNYRQYILEQLKICPQIRDT, encoded by the coding sequence TGATCGGTATCGAGCAATATCAAAAAATCCAGGAATACAAAGAACTTGGACTTGCCCAGACCAAGACTGCTAAAGCGCTGGGGCTCACCTATACTTCTGTCAGTAAATACTGGAATATGAGCAAAGAAGATTATGCCAGGGAAGCTGAGCAGGAAAAGCACCATATGGATAATTATCGACAGTACATATTAGAGCAATTGAAAATATGCCCACAAATCCGGGATACC